CTCTAATAGTGCTgaatattattagcaaaacTATTAaggataatattgaataaacttttagaaaattctagttttaatacaaacaaattgatattgagaataactgaaaaataaattattgaattatcagTAGTTTTGCAGAAGatccaataatttttgtacatacttcttttatttaattaacaatgagtttattatagatatttttagatttacgGATATAAgtgaatttcataataaataattatttctttgtgataatttattaattaaaaaaacagatgcaatcgtaattaatatagatacaactacattattatttatgtcaaatgtgtgtgtatacatatatgtatacctatccatatatattattacaagtattttattcttaatccGTTTCCAAAGTATTGACCAGAGgaataatgcataatttatcatCTTTGTAAGGAATATAAACGCATTTTTTACGTatagcagaaaaaaaattacaaacatcATTATTTGTGTGTCGGGCAataaatgaaaacattttcgaagatatagttttatatttacaaacttCTTCATCAATGATTTGTAACTCTTTACCAAGAACTATATACTTCTTAGTTTGCAAGTCTGACGtcttaagtaaaattaaatctgaaataatcaTCAATGACcgattttctaataatactgtactgttatttcttttgatgaggcgagaatatttaaaactgtgatataaagtattattatatgtaaaccTTTGAAATGACTGGACATTGTTTtcaattgtttcttttaaaaactgttcaatcaataatttttgtcttaaGGATAGCTGCATTTCTGTcgattttccaaatattcttAATTCATCTCCAAATTCAatacatttcataattttagttttcttcgttatatatcgaaatataGCTTTTCCCTGAACACTACAGTTTGGtctattgaaaatttcacattgttgtttaatatatcttaatctggaatataatttacagatttgCAAAGGTATACATTGAGTTCCATGAAATAAACTTGCTATAATGCCATTAAAATGTTCAAAAGGAAACGCTGACCAAGCCCAAATAGCACCGTAATTTCTTACATACTCTGGTATGTGAAGCAATAGGTGTACATTGTATTTCATATACTCCTTTCCGTACAACGACTCCACATTTAAAACGAATTCGCGAAGTGCCgtttttgctttaaataactcgtcttcttcaatttttgtttttgaaaaaatatttatactgtatacaaacaacaaccaatgtttaatatatttctgtggcattaaatcttttagacaaatcagcgaataatacaataaaaaatatttccaatcaTTTGCTTTAAATTTACTATCTTTCATTGATTGTGGAGTTCTCGTAATTTCACAAGGAGGTTGAATAGCAAGTAATTTTTCGTTGAATTCAGTGATTTTAGAACCTAAATACCaatctttattgttatttttggaATCAAACCAAGACGTACTGAACAATTTTGTGACACCCAATAAACACGAATGCGTGTATTCTGGTGGAAATGAATGAATCACATCAAAAGTAGGCAGAAGCATTGTAATAGAAGGCCCCTTAACACCTTTTACTGCTTTCCGTTTTTCAACTGCCCTTTCAACATATATGTTATGTTTTGTTATCGTACGCATTACTCCCTTACCACCTGGATATACTCGTGTGTACCCCCTTCCAATAGCAATGTGTTCTCCTTTATTAAGACAATAAGAGCATCcatattttccattaaattgtttaatattttgaatcaaAGGTCGAGCAACTGAATCAACTGGTGAGAAAAGCGTATGAACTTTAATCAATATAGGTTCTTGATGGTTGAATGTATTACATTCAATTCCATTAATATGTAACTCAAGAAGTTCGTCTATAAATGGTCTAAGAAAAAGTTCCATAGGTGGTTTCTCAGAATTGAACCATAATCCACacacaaagtaaaatattatcacgTCTAATTCTATAAGGTAATTCGTTAATAGATACTTGGATAGGccatatagaatattttgacgaattaaatatttctacgcCATCTGTATTCCATTGAATACTAATGTCTTgatcagaaataatatttttttctctcaactgataatatatgtttccATTTATAACATCGCTttcatatgacatttttctaaaatatgtaaataacttTGTGTTTACTAGTTCTATTAATTGTTCCTTCAATGgaagatgataaaaataattaaattgtcttTGCAATCGACGacgattgtaaattttttcgcaatttttgcaTTCCATTCTGTTGCAGTTTTCaaacttcaatattattaaacattttgaacaaaagtaatatatattagctTGTACCTTTGGAAACgttttaagaaaatgataCTTCGAATTGTATTGCGTATGTGGCAAATGGCAATCTACAATTTTAAGTAAAGTTTCCAATCCTACGTCCGTCATTTTGTTTCGAATAGCTGTTcccataattaataattggcTTTCTTCTTTGGTCAAATTACATCCTTCATATATGGGAACCCGTATTATAtcctgcaaaaaaaattttatacatatacattaaatatacatcCATGTTATGATGAACGTTATTCTTACTGAATGCATATTctggaaaaacaaaaaaatagtttgtaaaagcaaagcatttatattattttaaataattgtaggttatttattttctgaaataggAATTACTTCTTACATTGTATGTTGccttgaatttattaattgtgatcaatttttttttattactatttagttttataattctctatttctttaatgttatattctCAATGccaatataacatttatttcaataaaatagtagttttaaatagtaaatttcttgaaattaccTGTATTTGATTCTCATATTCTTCGTTGTCTTCATTACTTTCACTatcgcttttatttttgtgaatatctacattatcattattataattatcactgTTTTCATCTTCagaataattaagataatttttttctaaattattttcattttcactgGAGAAGTCAGAATCAGCTTGACTGCTGTTTGATTCTCCTAAGCTTCTTCTGCTTACAATTGTCTCATTGTCACTGTCAATTCTAATTGCATTATCTTGGAATTGATTACTATATTCTTCAATATCAATAGTAGAATCATCATTGTCTTGGATATCATGATTCCTCGTATTTTCATTGTTAGAAAGTTTATCGGAAATTGGAacctgtaataaataattgaaaaaaataacaataaagctttattttattataaaataattaaataattaaatagagattattcatataaatagtCATTGAATGTATACTGCATTCAATGAAAGTTGTCACTAAGTTTATGTCAAAAACATGAGAATACaagtttatacaaataaattttcaatacaatgtttttttatttaaatagataatataaatatataatctaacCTCAACTTCTActattctttgtttttctcttcctGCTGAAAAGCGAGCTCGACGAGAACGAATGGTTGTCACAGGTATTTCTTCTACAATGTCGAccaaatactttttatatggTCCTCTTGATGTATTagtcattttttatgttattttatatctcaaaacttaactaatatacataataaattgaaaaaatatatcaaacaatattattatttattcactgCACGTGGACACGAGATTTCACAATTACAACATTTGTCGCCATTGCCGGTAAACAACATGGACAAAAGAACAGATAGCAATGTGCGGTGTTGTCAGCAGGTTATGAGCGGCCAATGAGAATAAGTGTCctcattgaaaattataattctatttaggACATGTGACCATACACAGCCAATACGCGGACGCTATGTCATCAAAGAGCGCTAGCAACCAATCAGCGCAGCGGCAAGAATCGCGAGCGCTACTGAGTAAGATTATACCTTGCAATTGTTTCTGGTCACTCGTGTGTTGTGTTCTTATTCTCTAAGtcagatttataatattgcggTAAATGTGTATAATTGTCAACAGATCTCAGCAGATTATAgtagttattataatattataatagcaaCTGCTTGCAAAACAATAGTAAAAATGAATGATAACGACTGTATTCTGCTTGAATTTGTTAACGAGGATAAAAAGATAGCAATTGGTTATCAAGATTGGCTTCTGCAAAAAGTCacagaaaaagaagaatttgcCAGATTAATCGAAAACAATATTgaagttgaaataaaatggcCTAATTGCGACATTGCACCGAcatcaaatatgaaaaaacgaTTGAAAACGTGTCAATGGCAGGTGGTTGTGGTTAAGTTACTTTGCTTTTGGAGGTAagtaataagtataataatttaatattatttattgtagacATCTATACTTTTGATTAATAGACTGgcatatgtacatatagatatataaagagAGTTTCGATAGAtagttgtattttattatatatgatcaccattttttttttaattaactttgatTAAAGTTAtaaccataattttaattgaattgtaCGCAGGgcttaatttctaaaaaaataagaaccgGAACgcatgaaaaagatatttctttttctgatatttattaaataaatattaaatttcagattaaaaaaaaattgaaacgccATTCCGGTCAAAATTAAGCCCTGATTGTATGTGTAtctttaagataatatttgttgaataattgtattaaaatttttctgattctaatttttaagaatGGGTAAAAATGTGCGAGTATAGAGATAATTTAACAGAATATGGCGTATTACAACCAACCAAAGAAGatcgaaaaataatacgaagaaaagaatggagtgatgatgatgaaaatagtgaaatacgttcaaagaaaaaaatggttaattttataaataacatataactttaaatactaatataaatacgtttatattgtataataattttgaactttttttgaatatagAACAAAGTTGgtgtaacaaaaaatgaaattaatgaatcaaaatcattacaattacttaaagaattaaaaacatttaaaagagcTCCAattgaagtaaatatttatttttatgttttgaaaTAGGAAAAACAATAATCTAAAGTTTTCAAAAGTAATGATACGATTTCTTCCTCTTTTGTAAATAGATTGACTATGGAACATCTTcagataaagaaaattattccaaaatgtcaaaaaatgaTTTGAGTGTGAAGAATGACTTATTGAAGTTCGAAAATGaatcgttaaaaaaagaaaacgctGCACTACGGGTTACTCTACATTCCTTAGAAAGTTTGTTATTCGTTATATTATAACTCGTACACTGTTATATTAATCCAtcagaaactgaattttttaattttagaaattttagtacattttgtattttgtcatTTGTACATTAAGAGAGTACTTTCCTATGtcattaagtatttaaatatcgtatcgtatttaaatttgtaccattttttctttatttataacttttttatattagatttttagaTCTGCCAAAGATGAAAGACATGACGGAAACTGTTCTGAGCAATTTGGagaagattaatgaaaatgttCATTTGGTAAcacttataaaattgtatattaaaatttttaataactttctgtttagtcaattaataatatacgttaatacttaaatatatacgttaaatatatacgttaataataacgtttatttaattatagtttttgGGTAAAAATCTTCTGGAGACTGCACCTTCAACTTCAAAACTCAATCCTACTACTAATTATAAGGTTAGTTTCCCTTCTCACaaagtaacatatttttcataaatgtttCAAGAATATATGACAtgattttagtaatattacagaatagtaaaaatattgaaataataattatgtataaatagtacttttaatatttatctgtatcgctttaatttaatgttattctgaatgcaaagtataataataatatatgcttctctattaattgaaattgtcacatttaataaataccttaaatatatttaaacgaaACTTTAGTTTAGGAAAATGAAATACATTTGAAAgctaattatgaaattattatagtttacaGATAAACGAAGTTCTGAATCGCGAGTTGATGAAGAGCCTATTCCCTATTTTACTAATGAGGTTCGttcttaatatcaaattttgttccaaacatcataatatatatttcaagctataatttttaatgtttctttacgCTACTAATTGGTATAATCTAATGTTTTcttctaatatatttgtagaataCTATAGATGAATGCAGCGACAGAAGATTCAATATGCCCAGTAAAAAGTCATCTAATGATGTGAGTTAtctaatgattatttattttaatttaaagtatgtttataaaaactatttgtattatttaatttgtattatttatttgcacgaAAAACAGATTGAAATCTCGGCGGAAAAggcaaatattttctcaatgcctctttaataaaaaattgcaacaaaagTAGCGTATCACAATATACGTGCGATTTGCTATCAGTTATGTTTACTAAAGAAGAATTAGCATCTTGTAGCTTAACGGGAAAAATCCCAAATACTATGAAAGGTACAGCTACTAAAGCTAAGCCGCGTCTCGATCCAAATCGCATCGAAGCAATTGAAGGTAAAGATACAAATATaacagtttattaaataatataaagactGGAACATTTTCGTACTGTCTGAATTTGAtcttatataatcttttacttTAAAAGTTTACTGCTGTCTGGTTAATTTGTGTTTTACTTCGAatactgcatactttttctcagcagaaagatttttataaatgcaatttgacataaaattcaataaaaatatttcttgtaaaaacCAGTCttcactatttattattatcaaaataagattTGACATGCTTCTAACATGCCTTGATTTTGTTAAAGCAcatgtattttcaaaatttgagtGTACGAAGGATAGTACAAAGCTGTTCAAACTTGCAATACGGCAAAAGTGCAATAATGCTGTACCTCGGGCATCAAAAACTCATCAGAATCATTAATGTAACGTTgaactacatttttattttagttttttggAATTGCCAGTATAAAAGCTGGAAGTATATCAGTTCCGGATGTGTCAccttgacatttttttttataataaaatatataatattttaacttttaactatgtgccaatttaatttctgcggataaattattttatataagttttgccaaatattataataaaatattattaaaaaataaaagtttataatattttatattatacaaattttatatataaatgtaaattatataaagttatagagaataaataatatttcattaatacacatgtcttataataatatttattaactaacaaatatttataaatcatattatgTGTGTATTACATACACATTTGacacaaataataatgtagttgtatctatattaattatgagtgATTGCATCTGTTCTTTTagtaaataaacttattacaaaaaataattatttattataaaatttacttatatagttacctattattaaatatctattataaactcatagttaattaaaagaagtaaaaaaactattgaatCTTCTGCAAAACTActgataattcaataatttattttttagttattctcaatatcattttgtttgtattaaaactagaattttctaaaagtttattcaatattatcctTAATAgttttgctaataatattcAGCACTATTAGAGACGAAAATACTGCTGAGTTGAAAACTGCAGTTTTCATATAGTTTTccaatagatttttaatagtGATCCAATAGTTTTTCAATAGTGTTCCTATGgtttttcaatactttttaatagttttctcaatagttttttaatagtttttttaaatagtttccTGTAGTTTTTTTTCGTACGGGAAGTCATGCCAGTATAATACATGATGAATCATTTGAAGGTAAGAAATGTAACTTTGAAATCTccataatttgattaattattatttatcattgtttttatattaacataatatcaaGAATAGCTTCttcacattaaattaataaattatatacaagatattgaaaatgcttacttttatttcaatgattGTTATTGtgattactattattatatctttagcTTTGAGAATTATtagagatttaaatattttagtatcattctatatgtttttaatttttgtcacTTAGATGAAAGTCAAGAACCAACATTAGAAACAGCTACAGAACGTTTACAATGGCACGTCGCACATTTTCTTGTAAACattcgagaaaaatgtaaaatgtctCATACGGCTATTGAGCACATCATGGATACAATAACTCATTTATTGGACATGTATTCAGCGATTATAGTAGttggttataattattatcttgaatgatctatttcttttatatatttctagataaaactcaatatttatatcattttttcagCAAGAAATTCAAAACACAATGGATTCTAATACAAATTTAGTGaattttcaagatattaaGAAGATATATACTGAGAAACATCCACCATCCTCACTATTTTCATCTGTCCAATCGAAAAAAGCcctagataaaatattaatacaaaaatttaatatggtatcagcagaaaaatatatacatgataAAAAGCTTGtttggaaaaagaagaaacgttCCATTGGAAAAGTAACAGAGATTTGTGAAACTACTTGTGATGCTTACATCGtgccttttttcaaaaatttgaaaaatttgttggAAAACGATGAAATCAGATCAAATATCGAGAAACCAAAGTCACATAAATCGGGAATCTATCGGACAGTATTGGATGGAAGTTACTATCGAGAGACTGACTTTTTTTGCAATCATAATAATACGTTAGCtgtaattctttattatgATGATCTCGGTATTGCCAATCCTTTGGGTGCAGCCTCAAAGAGTCAAAAATTGTCAGTATTTTACTGGACATTAGGGAACATATATCCTGAATTTAGATCGTCAAAGAATGCCATTCAATTATATGcgattttaaaaacagaatatttgaaaaaaccAAAAGTTTTGAAGAAGGTTTTAGAGCCATTTATAAAAGACattgtaaaattagaaaatgagGGTATTACTATAAACGTTGGAACAGaaacaaagaattttaaaggctcattattattttgcgcaGGAGATACTCCTGCTGCTGCATTACTAGGTGGCTTTAAAGAATCGGTTTCAGCTTATCGGTTTTGTCGTTCCTGTTTGACGACATCTGAAGagtataaaaatcattttcgtGATGATAGTTTTATGATTCGTAATAAGACAATTCACAACAATCATATCGAAATTGTAACTGACTGTACATTAACAAAGGCAGCGAAAAAATTTTGGCAAAAAACATATGGAGTGATGAATAAGAGTCCTCTGTTGCAAAGTCCTAATGTAGATGTGACACTATGTCTGCCTCAAGATTGTATGCATATTCTCATCGAAGACCCTGTAGAAATTGCCATTCGTCGTTTATTaaagtattgcatttttgAACTGCAGTTGTTTACACTTGAACAATTCAATAAacgtattattcattttgatTATGGTCATTTTAAGAAAGATAAACCTGCTCTAATTCTTCGTGATCATCTTGTTGATGGTAGCTTACGACAAAGTGCAGCACAAATATTCACTCTAGCACACATGTTGCCTttgttaattgcaaattggatACAATGTGAAAATCCACATCTCATTGAGcacataaattgttatattatgcTATTGCAAATCATGAATGTTTGTCTTGCTTATGAGATACACGAAGAATCAATTGAATTATTGAGTCGAATGATTGAAGTATACATTAcacgatttattaatttatatccaGATTCCATTGTACCAAAGTTTCACTTTTTAATTCATGTTCCAAGATACATCAAATTGTTTGGACCACCAAGACAACAGTGGTGCTTTAGATTTGAAGCATGtcatgcatattttaaatcacTTGTGCCGATTGTgcgtaatttcaaaaatatggctCTTACAATGTCATACAGACATCAGTCACGCCTATGTTCCATGTTAGCTTCATATCCTGGTACcgattcaaaaaaatttctctatgAAGGGGATTATATAGCACTTGGAGTATCTGTCCTTCTGTGTAATTTGccttatgcaaaaatatttcatagaattattaatgaatctGAATGGCTGACTTGCCAAATAATGCGATCACCAAAAGTAATAGTGCATGGCAGCACATATCattgtaaaagtataattttgctttatgAAGATGATTTACCAGTATTTGGAGAAGtggatgaaatatttatttttaacaaagaaatcttattagttatttcaacattgcaaactgaatattttgactttacaataaattcatataaagttacgcaaatttgcaatgtacaaaatttcgtgaaaaatgtcaaagaTTTAATGTTTCCTTATCCACTTTCatcttttcaaacaaaaaatagaaaatatgtacCGTTGATAAATCATGAACGTATTGAAttttatggataaaatatctttttctaaatgtaattatccaaataataaatgtatgcaataataaacttattgtattataaattcatgttatttgtgtaattaatatttagaagattcagtgttctttaattatagagaacattataaacgagatattatagatttaagTAGAAAATCCGTAGTGTTTTTGCtcaactatttaaaaaacgctaagaattttcttcctaacctaataaacattttctcaTAATTGCACATGAAACTCGTGTGTAAGAAGATCTAAATGTGTACAGTTATTTTATGTGTGTGCTTTTTAcacatttgaattatttagaaGTACACGTTtccacatttaatattatatatcatattatacaCAGCAAAACGTGTTAAACTATacgtttaaatgtataaattaatttttttacacagtaTAGTGTGTTATTTTTACACGCCAAACTAAATTACACACataaatgtgttattttacacatatatgtgtgtacTTATTACACACTTGGATTTGCAGTGATGTTACTTGTCCCCGTAGATATTGCCAATCtgacattatgtatttgcCATTCGGACACGTCGAATCGATAGAGCCATTATCGTGTTCCATTCCTAAtcttttgaacaattaaattattacgtttgAAAATATGCCttatctgcaatatttttaatactttgttGTTACTCAAAAGTTTTAcactttaaaaaactaaatctCTTAAAAACTCTGAGcagttttatctttcaattgcacaaatataaaaattcttctaataaatatcatatacctaattgtataaaaaaagtatacatacaCTTACAGATGACCGATCTCATGAGCAGCAATACGAGACGTCGCAAAACCCGAGACTGCGTAAGGACCGGTAGAACCGATTTCTACTAAGGCGCACGATGAATTCTGTGTACACGaagaattaaagaaagaacttCCTACAACACCATAATGCTTTTGTTCCTTTTCTGACTCATATAGATTTATTCCGGTCAGGTAAAGGCCAATGTCCCACTGAAGCGAATCAATCCCGTATTcagaatacaaaaaattcacgtaatcgcaaaataaattgatcaTCTTTTTATGGTCACCGTCGAAAGCAGACAAATTTGACAGCTGTTTATCCATTATTACCAACTTTACCAATGAAATATCAACAGGAGCACCGAAACTTGAATGATGCAACAAGGCTTGAATTTGGTTCACGTATGCTAATATCATATTGCGTAACTTATCCTCATCATTGTCCAGAATAGGCATGTACATATGATATGCTGCTTCGTCGAAAAAAACGGCCAGTTTTATAGTTAAATTTTGTCGAGCATTGCGTACGTGACGTCGCTTCAGTTTAAACATGTCCCGGTGGTAAAGTTTTGAatcagcaaaatattgcaGTGATCTTTTGATAACATAAGGTTTGCCAAATGAAAGATTTGATTGTCCTCTAAAATCGTCGATTAAGCACATAGGCGTAAACTCGTTCCGCAAGGGCCGAATCTCTATTGTGTTGTTTTCCATAAAAACAAGTCCTTCCTAATTTtaagaagatatattttttttacatgttatatttgtatttaaaacgaAAAGTAATGCAGTATACaagtaaaaa
Above is a genomic segment from Linepithema humile isolate Giens D197 chromosome 6, Lhum_UNIL_v1.0, whole genome shotgun sequence containing:
- the LOC137000846 gene encoding ABC transporter H family member 2-like, producing the protein MTNTSRGPYKKYLVDIVEEIPVTTIRSRRARFSAGREKQRIVEVEVPISDKLSNNENTRNHDIQDNDDSTIDIEEYSNQFQDNAIRIDSDNETIVSRRSLGESNSSQADSDFSSENENNLEKNYLNYSEDENSDNYNNDNVDIHKNKSDSESNEDNEEYENQIQDIIRVPIYEGCNLTKEESQLLIMGTAIRNKMTDVGLETLLKIVDCHLPHTQYNSKYHFLKTFPKKNVI
- the LOC137000847 gene encoding uncharacterized protein; translation: MSKNDLSVKNDLLKFENESLKKENAALRVTLHSLENLPKMKDMTETVLSNLEKINENVHLFLGKNLLETAPSTSKLNPTTNYKFTDKRSSESRVDEEPIPYFTNENTIDECSDRRFNMPSKKSSNDMTDLMSSNTRRRKTRDCVRTGRTDFY